One segment of Octopus sinensis linkage group LG27, ASM634580v1, whole genome shotgun sequence DNA contains the following:
- the LOC115225274 gene encoding zinc finger protein OZF-like, with translation MENESSEIMIKCETEDKSIDFPDDVKNKKKEKFYHCDVCGKSFSQNSKLTKHKSIHSGEKPYHCDICDKSFSQKDYLTTHQRIHTGEKPYHCDICDKSFSQSVHLTKHTRIHTGEKPYFCDICDKSFAENGTLTRHRRIHTGEKPYHCDICSKSFSQKDNLVTHQRIHTGERPYCCDICDKTFSQSVHLTKHKFIHTGGKLYFCDICDKSFTENSSLKRHIRIHTGDKPYHCDICFRSFSENHNLTIHKRSHTGEKPYHCDICGKSFSDTGHLARHERIHSGDKPHKCNICGKSFSENGVLTRHIRVHTGEKPYQCDICSKSFSHGHALTTHKRIHTGEKPYHCDICGKSFSETGHLTRHKRIHAGLTLFHCGVCGKSFSEKGHFTEHVAVHTEQQLYQNMGS, from the coding sequence atggaaaatgagTCGAGTGAAATTATGATTAAATGTGAAACGGAGGATAAAAGTATTGACTTTCCTGATGatgtaaagaataagaaaaaggaaaaattttatcactgtgatgtctgtggtaaatcattctctcaaaatagcaAACTGACCAAACATAAATctattcattcaggagagaagccgtatcactgtgacatctgtgataaatcattttcaCAAAAGGACTATTTGACTACTCatcaacgtattcatacaggggaaaaaccttatcactgtgacatctgtgataaGTCGTTCTCTCAAAGTGTTCACTTGACGaaacacacacgtattcacacaggggaaaaaccatatttctgtgatatctgtgataaatcatttgcCGAGAACGGTACCCTGACCAGacatagacgtattcatacaggagaaaaaccatatcactgcgatatctgtagtaaatccttTTCTCAGAAAGACAACCTGGTTACTCACCAACGAATTCATACCGGAGAAAGGCCATATTGTTGTGACATCTGTGACaaaacattctctcaaagtgtTCACCTGACtaaacataaatttattcataCAGGAGGAAAACTATATTTCTgcgatatttgtgataaatcattcactGAAAATAGTTCGTTAAAACGACATAtccgtattcacacaggtgataaaccgtatcattgtgatatctgtttcAGATCGTTTTCTGAGAATCATAACTTGACTATTCACAAACGTAGTCACacgggagagaaaccgtatcattgtgacatctgtggtaagtcattctcggACACTGGTCATTTAGCTAGGCACGAGCGGATTCATTCCGGGGACAAACCGCACAAatgcaatatctgtggtaaatcgttctcggAGAATGGAGTCTTAACGAGACATATCCGcgtccatacaggtgagaaaccgtaTCAGTGTGACATCTGCAGCAAGTCGTTCTCTCACGGCCATGCCTTGACCAcccacaagcgtattcatacaggagagaaaccatatcactgcgatatctgtggcaaatcattctctgaaactggacacttaactagacacaaacgcattcatgcAGGGCTAACCTTGTTTCACTGTGgcgtctgtggtaaatccttttctgAAAAGGGTCACTTCACTGAACATGTTGCTGTTCATACAGAGCAGCAGCTGTACCAAAATATGGGGTCATAA